The sequence CTACGGCGCTGAGCAGTGGTTCGGCATGTGGTCCCCGGTCGCGCTGTCCGAGTGAGGTCGTGCTCGGCTGTGTCCGCACTCATCCGGGTGTGAGTAGTTGCGGTACAGGAAATCCCGGTGAGATTGATCATGATCCGGGCGGCACGAGTGTGCTCACCCGGTTCTCGTACTCACGACGGGCCTTGCGCTGGGCCGGGGCCACCGGGACGCCCTGGCAGCCGTCGAGCGGCCGGCAGCGGGCGAGGAGCTGGCGGTGCACGGCCGGGACGGCGGTGACGCGCAGGGTGTACCCCTGGCCACGCCGCACGACCACCCCCTGGTCGAGCGCGTCCCGCTCGGCGGGCTCCAGTTCGATCGCGCGGAGGAAGTCGGCAACCTTGCCGGGCATGTCGAGGGTGACCGGCAGCTCCGGGATGGGGGCGTCCTCCGTGGTGGCGGTGTGGTCGTGCAGGAGGTCGGCGACGGCGGTGCGGATGGCGCCGCGGCTGACCTCGTGGTCACGGGCGAGGGCTGCGATGGAGCGGCCCTCCAGGTACGCGGCGCGCACGTCGGCGGTCCTGTCGGCAGGAACGGCGGGGCGGCGGCCGCCCTTGCTGCCCTTGGTCTCGGCGGCGCGCAGTCCGTCGTAGATCAGCTCGCGCTGGAGGTCGCGTTGGAGTTCGCCGGCGGCGAGGGTCTGCACCATGAACTTCACGGTGGACAGCAGCTCGCCGGTGCGCGGGGGGCGGGCGGTGAGGTCCAACGCGGAGAACGCGCCGTCGTGGATGCGCAGCGCCACTTGATCGCGGTGGAGGATGTCGAGCACGTCGAGGATGTGCCCGGTGCCGCGTACGAGGCGGAACATCTCGGAGATGTGCAGTGTCCCCGGGCCGAGCGTAGTCGAGGAGCGCGCGGTACTTCGGGCGCTGGAGGGGGTGAAGGCGGCTGGAGGTGCCTGGGTCTTCCTCGAAGACGACGGGGTCCTCGATCCCGGCCTCGTCGAGGACGAGGCTCTGTCGGGCGGTGGACTGCTGGTCGGTCGAGACCCGCTTGTAGACCAGGTTCGCCACCGAGAAGCCCCTTCCGTACGGAGGATCGGACCCCATCTGTCGTCAAACCCTGTCAGCAATCGCCGTCGGATCTGATTGGATTCGGGCCGCTGCGAACCCCCGGATTGCGCGGGTTCATTGGACGCGTCGGCCGCCTGTCGGCAAACGATGGCACCCTCAAGTGATCAACGCACCACCCACGGATGATCATGGTCGTGGAGGCACAGGTGCGTGACTATGGGTTTTCGTCGGCTCAGCAGGACGAGATCTGGAGACGCTGGCGTGAAGGGCAGTCGTTCAGTTTGATGGGGCGGGCGCTTGGGGCGCCGATGCATCACGTTCGCCGGTTTCTGTACCAGAGCGGCGGCGTCCGCCAGGCCCCGCAGCAGCGGTCGAAGCGGCATTTCACCGGCAGCGAGCGAGAGGAGATATCCCGCGGTATCGCGGCCGGCGAGTCGGCCCGGCGTTTGGCCAAGCGACTGGGCAGATCAGCGTCAACCGTCTCCCGCGAGATCGCCCGCAACGGCGGCCGGGACCACTACCGTGCTGCGCCCGCAGACGCGGCCGCCTACGCGCGTGGGCGGCGGCCCAAGCAGGCCAAGCTCGCCCAACAGCCCGCTCTGCGGGCGCTGGTGGAGGCCAAATTGGCCCTGTGCTGGTCGCCTGAGCAGATCGCGGGCCGGCTGCGACGTCAGTTCCCCGGCGACGTCTCCATGCAGGTCTCGCACGAGGCGATCTACCTCTCGCTCTTCGACCCGCGTCGTCGCCGGGCGTGGCGTGATCCGCGGCATGGTGTCCATCAGCGCCCGCCCCGCCGAGGTCGAGGACCGCAAGGTGCCTGGCCACTGGGAGGGCGACCTCGTGATGGGCACACGGCCCTCGGCGGTCGCGACGCTCGTCGAGCGCACCAGCCGCTACACCGCCATCGTGGCGTTGCCCGACGGCATCAAGGCCGAGCAGGTCGCACCGCACCTCACCCGCGGCCTTCTCGGCATCCCACCCCGGTTGCGGCGGACGCTCACCTGGGACCGGGGACGTGAGATGGCCGAACACCAGCCCATCACCGCCGAGACGGGTATGCCGATCTATCTCTGCAAGCCGCGGAGCCCGTGGCAGCGCGGCACCAACGAGAACACCAACCGGCTGTTGCGGAAGTACCTCCCCAAGGGCGCAGACCTCCGCACGTTCAGCCAGGCCGACCTCGACGCCATCGCCCACGAGCTCAACCACCGTCCGCGCAAGACCCACGGCTACCGAACTCCGGCAGAGGTCTGCGCTGACCTCCTGAACAGCGGTGATGCGCTGACCGCTTGAGCTCGCCATCGTCTGCCGACAGGGCAACGCTCACGGTCCAGGGTGGGTATTGGTGAGCAGTCGAGTTGCTGCGGTCGCTCGCTCCCTCTGCCGCCAGGTTCCGGGTGGCTCTCCGTGGTGGCGGCGGAAGGCGGCGGCGAAGGCGAAGGGTGAGCCGTAGCCAGCGGCGTCGGCGATCTGAGGCAGGGTGAGTTCGTCGGCGCGCAGGTGGTCGCGGGCGACGGTCATGCGCCATTCGGTCAGGTACTGCATGGGGGCCCGACCGAGTGCCTCCCGGAACACCCGCGCGAAGGCGGCCCGGGACAGGCCGCTGATCGCGGCGAGTTCGGGGACCGTCCATGGGTGGGCCGCATTCTCGTGCATGGCCCGCAGCGCGGCGGCAAGGCGAGGGTCCGCGGCCGCCCGGTACCAGCTGGGTGCGGTCGCACTGCGGCGGAAGTCGCAGCGGATGGCCAGGACGAGAAGCAGGTCCAGGAGGCGATCCAGGACGATCTGCTGGGCGAGTTCGCTTCGGACCAGTTCTCGGGAGAGCAAAGTGATCACGTCCCGCAGGGGATCGTCGTCGGCCGCCGAGAGGGTCAGGACCTGGGGCAGTGCGTCAAGGAGTCCGCTGCCGACCTCTCCGGAGAACTGGTAGGCGCCGCACAGGAACACCGTGGCCTGCGGGTGGTCCTCGGGGCTCGTCCGGGCGTGGCGGGCCCGGAACTCCTCGGGCTCCAGGCATGCGGCACCCGGCTCATGCCCGATGTAGTGGTGCGGCCCGCCGCGCACCAGCGTGACGCTTCCCGGTATGAGCTCCACGGAGCTGCCGGGGGTGTCCAGCCAGAGGTAGCCGCGGCCACGGACGACGGTGTGAACGGACAGCTGTGTCGACCCGCCGAGATGCAGTCCCCACGGTGGTTCGGCGACTGTCCGTGCGAACACCGCGCCGGTGGCGCGCGCCCGCACCAGGTGGTCAGACAGTAGGTCCATGCGATCAGCTTGACCAGTACGAGCATCATGGTCAAGCCGTGAGAGCATCACGTAAAGAACTGAGCGACATACGCATGGAATGTCTCGCTCTGGACTTCTACCGTGGAGTCATGAACGACAACACATCCCCCGCCGCACTCATCCTGGGCGGCACCGGGCGCACCGGTTCACTGCTGGCCGACACGCTCGCCGGGCGAGGAATCACCCCGCGTACCGCGGCGCGCAGCGGAGCGGACGTCCGATTCGACTGGGACGACCCGGCCACCCACTCCGGCGCCCTGGCCGGCGTCGACCGCCTCTACTTGGTGGCACCCACTCTGCGCCTGAGCTACGCCGCCCAGGTCGCAGCCTTCCTGGACCTCGCCGAGGCGGCCGGTGTGCGCCACGTCACCTACCTGAGTGTCTACAACGCCGACCAGGCGCCGGCGGGCGTTGACATCGCGGCGGTCGAGGCCGATCTGGCCTCCCGGCCCGGCATCACCCACGCGGTGCTGCGCTCCGCGTGGGTGATGCAGAACTTCGCCGACGACCACCTCCCGGTCATCGACGGAGTGCTGACGGCGCCGAGCGCCGGTGGCAGGGAGGCCTTCGTCGACGCGGCCGACATCGCGGCGGTCGCGGCCGAGACGCTGCTGGCCCCCGAGGCCCATACGGGTGTCACCTATGCACTCACCGGCCCGCAGGCCCTCACGTTCCGCGAGGTCACAGACACCATCGCCGCCGTAAGTGGCCGCCCCGTCTCCTACCACGACATCGACCAGGAGGCGTGGATCACCGACCTCCTCACCGCGGGGATCCCCGCCGACTTCGCGGTGATGATGCGCTGGCTCACCGGCGCCGTCATCGACGGCAACGGAGCCACGCCCTCCGGCGACATCGAGAAGGTCACCGGTCGGCCGTCCACCGCCTTCGGCGAGTTCGCCAGGCGCAACGCACACATCTGGGCCGCCTCGTGACCTGCTCGGTGACGCCTGACCCCGGCGGAGCCCGGCGCCGCCCTGGGCGCTGTCGCCTGACGACTACGTGGTCTAGCACGGCCAGCAGTGGGGCCGCCCGGTCCACGGTGACGACGCCCTGTGCGAACGCCTGAGTATCGAACAGCATCGAAAGGGACTCTGCAATGATCGACCATGTCTACATCACGGTGAGTGACCTCGGCCGCGCGAGCGCCTTCTACCTCGCGGCGCTCAAGCCGCTCGGGTGGAGAGAGATCGGCTTCTACGAATCGGACACCCCGGGCGTCCCCAACCTCTTCGGTCTCTGCGATCGGGTCTACGGATCGGGGGAAGCCATCGGCGCCAGTATCTGG is a genomic window of Streptomyces griseochromogenes containing:
- a CDS encoding AraC family transcriptional regulator, with product MDLLSDHLVRARATGAVFARTVAEPPWGLHLGGSTQLSVHTVVRGRGYLWLDTPGSSVELIPGSVTLVRGGPHHYIGHEPGAACLEPEEFRARHARTSPEDHPQATVFLCGAYQFSGEVGSGLLDALPQVLTLSAADDDPLRDVITLLSRELVRSELAQQIVLDRLLDLLLVLAIRCDFRRSATAPSWYRAAADPRLAAALRAMHENAAHPWTVPELAAISGLSRAAFARVFREALGRAPMQYLTEWRMTVARDHLRADELTLPQIADAAGYGSPFAFAAAFRRHHGEPPGTWRQRERATAATRLLTNTHPGP
- a CDS encoding NmrA family NAD(P)-binding protein; the encoded protein is MNDNTSPAALILGGTGRTGSLLADTLAGRGITPRTAARSGADVRFDWDDPATHSGALAGVDRLYLVAPTLRLSYAAQVAAFLDLAEAAGVRHVTYLSVYNADQAPAGVDIAAVEADLASRPGITHAVLRSAWVMQNFADDHLPVIDGVLTAPSAGGREAFVDAADIAAVAAETLLAPEAHTGVTYALTGPQALTFREVTDTIAAVSGRPVSYHDIDQEAWITDLLTAGIPADFAVMMRWLTGAVIDGNGATPSGDIEKVTGRPSTAFGEFARRNAHIWAAS